CTCCTGCTGGTGCTAAAGATGCTTGATAAGAGCTGGTGAGATGTAAAGTTCATTGTTCTTCTTTGAAGTCAccccagctgggagctgaaaaGATTCCACACCAGCCTGATTTTGCAAATAATATTGCAATTCCAAACTAAGCTCCTCTGGGAATTGTTTTGCAGACTGCTGAAATGCAATGGTGTATCTCCAAGATGATGTGGAGAATTGCAAAAGATGCAGGAATTGTTGGGATAAATCCTTTAGTGTAGTGCCAGCATCATTCTAACAAAGTCACCTTGGTCCCTTTAGAACCAGCAGGTCTTATTTTCACCATCTAATGCAAGTGGAGAGACTCTCCTCtgattgttttgggtttttttttctggttatttcATGACATTTCATGACATTTCATTACAAATGAGACTCACCCCACATGTAGTGGCTGAGTCCAGTGTTCTTGTGTGGGGTTTGGCCACATTTTTGTCTAGACCAAGAGAGAAACCTCACAAAGCATCTCTTTGCtctcagtggggaaaaaatgtttactgCTGCTCTTTGGAGGGTAAAGCCTGGACAGAAACGCTTTGCTTGGTCACTTCTGTGTTACaagaaaatgtacattttatttttgtttccctctgAAGGTGTATTTTGTAACTGGTGTTAAGAAACCACTACCCTAGAGCACCCAAAGAGCAGAAATAGCCAGGCTGGActctggggctgcctgggctgtGAGCAGGTACCTGCAGAGTTGGTGACAAAGCTGCCAAAGTCAGGGATAGCAGGAAGTGCAATTAGTCATATTTTTAATAGACTGTTAGTGACAGCTGGATATCATGTTCTTGTCCTTATGCTCACGGATAGAGAGAATCATAGAGGTTAATGTAGGGGGAAAAGTTCAAAGTCGTCTGTTTGCATCTGAATTTACTTTTGAAAGAATGTTTATGTTTAAGCACATGTTCTTAAAATACTTACAAGAAACGAAACCCACCAAAGCTTTGGTGATTCCCGCAGCACGGGGTGTCTGTCCCAGCACAGGCTCTACGGTTCCTGCAGCTCACAGACAACAGGACATTGTTGCAGGACACACATGCTGGTTCATCCAACAGGATAACTTGAttccctcagcaccagctggagctggagcccagGATGAGCCTTGGGAACCTGCCAGGTGTTGGTCTGTGATGGTCTGTGCGGCTGCAGCCGTCGCCCTGTGTCCAGCAGGGAAATTCCAGCAGTCCAGAGCTAGGAGACCTCTCCTtggctctgctggcacaggagaAGCCCACTGGGCTGTTTTCTGAGGATTTGGACAGGTTTGTGTAGGACAATCAATTTTCTGCAATAaattgtttgattgttttttaaataggaatGAAATGTTAAGTCTCATGAAGTATAAATGAAGGAACCCTCGATGTGGCAGGTTTTTATCTTTTGTATGTCTGTGACTTGCAGCAAACCTCAAATGATGTTTTggatacaaatatttttacctGCTTCTACCATTTCTATGAATGAACCTCaacattcctcttttttttatatttaagcCATAATTGTAAGAATGATTTGAATTTATTTAAGTAATAAATTTTATTACTGGAAGGTTGGTGTATGTGGTGGTTTGACTGGACAGACTGTGTGGGGACAGCTGCATGTGGGCTCAGCCAGAtggtaaaaaaggaaatgagtgttaaggccccatccctggcagtgttgaagggcaggttggatggggcttggggcaacctgggctggtgggaggtgtccctgcccatgcaggggggatggaactggatgggctttaaggtcccttccaacccaaaccagtcaaTGATGGTGATGAACTGCAGTACATGGCAGAAAAGATTCTTTCCTACATATTGGTCATGTGGATATATCACCCTTCCCTGTTTGTTGTGGAGGTTCTGGgggggttgttggggttttttgttgttggattatttttttttaatcagagagATCTTTTCATGCACCGTAGAGGGATGAACATGAAATGATACTGAGGTACCTACAAGGCACAGGGCGTAGAGGGTGAGAGGAACCAGAGAGGGATGTAAGGTGAGTGATTTGAAGAGCTTAGGAATCAGTTCCAGTGTTTCGGAGGAAGGATgtgggagaaaacaaacaaactaactaACCTGGGGTAAGCAAACGAAAACGTCCCTGCAAGAAGCTGGCACTGGGCACCTTTCAGTGGCTGGAAAGCACTGGATGATGGAGATGCCTCTGTCTCCTGTGCTTTGCATCTGAGGTGTCCTGCAAGGCTGCCTGCTTCCAGCTGCTCCCATCTGACAGGTCTGGCAGCAGGAAGTGAAGCGTTGAGTCCCAAATTCAGCCTATGGATGTTGTTTTGTGTGAAAAATTTGGAATGGGTCACTGTTAAGCTGGAAAGATTTGGGGAAGGTGCTTGTACAGCTGTGGTTGAAAACAGACCACGTTCAGTTTTGTGCACGCTTAAggtttaatttttctcattaatcTTTTTCAAATAGATAACATGAGAAAAATGTTGTTGGGTGTCACCTCATCCTCCTGGTGCACAAGAGTCTTCAACAGCATCAGGTTTTTGTCTTCAATATAATGCTGTCGTGCCATTCTTCCAAGACAAATGTGTGAGTGACTGGTCTTCTAATCGTGAATTTGTATgttctgccaggctgcaggttCTGCACCATGCAGGTGTCAGAGGAGACAACGTGACACCCACGGTATCCCATCTCTGTCTGACTCCCAGTCAGTAGCTGGAAGTGCAGCTCATATTTTTCAAGGTGTGACTCTGGGTTTTCAGTGCACCACTTGAGCTTGGCACGGTCCTTGCATGCAAATGATTCTTTTCGATCAAAAATCAGTGGCTTCTTTGTACGGAGAGTGAGGCTGATGTTGGGGAGTCCAAGGCCTCCAAGATCTGCGTGTGACACCAAATGGTGCTTGACGTAGAGATTTTCTGGCACTTTCAAGGAAAGGAGAGTTTTCATATACTGTGAGAGCTTAAACATTCTCTGCCTTATCAAGTCCCACTGGGAGAGGAAAGTTCCCATGTCGCAGGTCTCTATGTAACAGATCAGCTCCTCCCGACCTCGTTCCAGCtgttccagcagctcagctgaaagcaacagcaggatttcagtctgttttttccccacctcccGCACCTTCTGGAAGCGGCAGGGGTCTATTAGTTGGAAGATGTCAGTGTGAAATATCAAGTCGTTCTCTTGTATCACGCTCACGTGTGTGGGCTCAACCTCCAGGTAAAAGTAACATTtcttcagcagctcagccttGTTCTGCTGGTcctggaggtggtggaggctcaGGTCAGTGTGCAGGGTTTGCACAACGaggtttttcctttccaaatacTTCTCCCAGCTGGCATTGTCTTGTTGCTCTTGACTGCATGCAGTAGCCTCTGAGCTGGTTTCAAATTCATTCAAAATCCCAGCCATGATTCCAAAGCTCAGTTGCTGTGTAAGAAAGCAGCAATAACAACATCATTAAGaaccaaaagaaaagcagctgggagggaggaTGATCTTGGCTGTGACTCTTCTAACTACAGCTTAGGTTATAAATCTGTAGATGGGAAATAACTGTTAGACTCAGTGTAGTTCCAGAGGAATTTTCATTTATACTTGTATGGTTTCTAATGTTCTGTATAGTCTTTTCTAGATTTATTTCAACCAACTGgtctcctgctgccccccctTGAGGGGTTCTACCTCTGCTTAATACATTCACTGTTAGGAACTATTTTCTAATATATCCTGCCAAAATTTCTCCCTATCTTATTATGTTCGGTTTCACTCTAATTAGATGCCTTTGTTCTCCTGcaagcaatttattttcattcttctacATCTCTGAAgttgtctgtttttctctctttgtaaTCTGCCAGGCTGTTGAGGTTTGAGACCCATCTTCTGAGCTGGTTCCTCCAGCTACACAGTCACCTTGGTGATTCAAATTAACCCTCTGCCCCCCAGGCGAGCAGGTAAGCAGCAGGCAGACCCTCCCAGCAGCTTTCACAAGGAATGCTGGTGTTTGTCCTTGCACCTCTGCCTTCACCAGTGGgctggcagccacagcctgaCCATGTTTTTGGTCGtgcattgctttctttttcttttagtttacATCACCTGGATCCATGATTATCTACTTGCTTTCTTCTAGAAGCTGTCAGTCTATAAATCATACAAGAGGACGAAACCCACATAAAGCACCTGTGAACAGGTAACAGTTGGCTGTTAAGAAGGTGTTTTGCTAGTGGTCCTTTGTCTGTCTTAGTCTTGGATGCTTTGTTTAGTGGCCAAGCCCTGCTTGGCAGGGCCTGCCGAGCCAAGTCAGAAGGTGTTTCTctgttgtgctgcagctgaagtgtCTGTGGCCCACACAGCTTGTGTATCATAACCATGGCTAGATACACAACTTACTCATGTATCATAACCAAAAATTAGCTAAATAAATGCCTGTGTCCCTGTTGCTGGTGATGTTGTGATGAGAACCCAGACTGATGTGGAGAACGTGGCTTTCCCAAGCTGAACACACtccatttgaaaaagaaatacagaattctgAAAGGAAGATTTTGTGACCCCAGTGAGACTGTGATGATCCACTCCAGCACTGGGCAGCTTTCCTCCTACTAAGTCATTTTCTGGTTATAATTATTTAAGTTATTCTAGTAACTGAGCTATTTTAATTCTTACAAGTCTTGTAGAAGCTGGATGGTGATACCTACTTGGCAAAGCTTTTTCTTAGCCTCATTTTCCCTAAATATGTAACAGAACTGATAACACTGATAAACACTTCCTGATAGGAATGTCAGGCACTTGTAAACCTTGGGGCTGTCTGGCCCCCAGCTGCACTACAATTCATACTAATCCACTCGTTCGCagcaaggttgtttttttttccaagagagcTGTCAACTGAAAGAAACAAGCTGTAtttccttttcactgttttcttaaaaaaaccaaacctatcTGGACGGAAGCAGTGCCAGCTCCTGGCATCCCCCTATggatgcagcagggacagcacatGCACCACTACCTCACCCTGCTTCCAGCGCCGCTtggctccccagagctgctgtttgcccacagacagagctgtgcttgtgcttcttttctctctttttatatccctttttattttcttaccagACACTCCTGTTTTCCCAGTAGTGCTGCAGTGTTTGCAgcctgggaggctgcaggaacttgggctgggggctgcctggcCCCCGGGCTCCCCCAGGACAGGGCTTTTGGGGTGGAAAGGGGCACCTGGGGGAGCCGCAGTCACCCCAGCACCTTTTCCACGGCTCAAACgcagcccctcagccccggGCTGGGCGACAAGCCCTGGACCCTCTGGCAGGGGCCAGGCCTGGGGAGACCCTCCGTGTCCGACCCCGACCTTCCGTGTCTGACCCCAACCCACCTTGTCTGACCCCAACCCACCTTGTCTGACCCCGACCCAACGTGTCCAGCCCCAACCCCCCGTGTCCAGCCCCGGGGTGCTGGGACCAGCAGCCCCCTCACTGCCACACGGTTGCCATGGCGACCATTGTGCTCTCATGATGCTGGggggtccctgcctgccccccccAACTGCCCAGCCCCGGGGACAAGGCTCCAGCATCCTGGGCAGATGTGGGcacccttccctcctcctgcactCAGTTCCCAGCACCCAGCGAGGCTgagccccctgcaccccctgcacTCCCCCGCCCTCTACCCCAAGCCCCCACTCTTTGCCGTGATGCTTTCTGCAGTTTTGGGGTTGTGGGGATGTGCCCCACTTGTCCATGGGACTGCAGGGCCCACGACCATTTGTACCTCTCTTTCCCTAAATCTCAGTAATCTGCTACTCAGCTGCTCCCTTTTGCCCTCCAGTCCCTGGGGAAAGGTGGTACCTTGGGTTTGGTGACACcaggctggcacagggcagagcagctgtcCTGACCTCACAGAGGGGCTGAGGGCtccacccagcagcacagaaggcagcactCAGCCCAGGAAAGGACCCTGCCCTGAGGGGTTTGTGATCCCTGGGGCATCCAAAAGACAATTTCCAAatctctgcttccctgggcGAGCGCCACGACCAGCGTGTCCGTCAGCAAACAAACCGTCCTGGGACTGAAGGGGCCTTTGTGCTCCCTGCAATCAAATCTTTGGGTCAGGCTCAGCCTCAGCGCTGCCTTCtaccctgagctgctgcctctctgctgagctctcctAATTGAATGACAGGCAAGATCCACAGCacctgccctgagctgctgcttaaAGATGAAGGGAGGAGGTGATCTGTCATTTTAAGAAATCAATGCATCTTCTCAAGGCAGCCAGAGCTTACAGTTCCATTTCACAGCTGCCAAGAGATTATACAATTGTCAGGTGTGATTCTCTAGCAGACAAGGAAGATAACAAATATGAGTGAAAGCAGGCTGATAGCCTTGCTTGGCAGGGAGGGCTTGCAGACCATTTGCTAATAATGCCCAGTTTCTGCAGGAAATGGGTGTTCACAGTCATGTCATGGATCCCAGTTCCATTACCTGTCCTTTTCCCTTGGCCCTGGTGGTCTGGGGGGCTTGCAGACATTCAAAGGTTCCTATGGAGATTCAGCAGCCCTCACCTCCTGTTCTGGCCATGGCCTGTGCCAGATGCCCAGGGAGGAGTTTCAAGCAAGTCTTGCACTTCGTATCCATTCCCCTTGGCACTCTCCCAGCCCAAGATTTCTGAAGATGTGATGGCATCTTTATATTTAATACCTCTCAGTGGAGAGCATGTCTGCCTTCAAGCTGCAGAGGTCTGGGCTCTTCAGAGTGCTCCTGTACCCCAGAGCTGACCTGGAAAAGGTGGAGATAGAAGGTGAAATTATTGGACAGCTGAGCTGAGAACAGTAGCTGAGCTGCTCATGCAGCAAAGGTGAAGTCCTGAGCTTAGCAAGCTTTGCTGCTCGTTTTGGCAGGGTTAGGATGTAACCCAAGCACTTTCCATGAGCACAGCTTGGGTTTAttgctggagctgtgcagagaCTTCTGCGCTGAGCCTGCTTGTGCTCCCCATTGTCATGAAAGCTAACCTGCATCCCAAATTTACCATGGAACAATGGAATCCCTTTGCCTGCCCTATCCTGAACAGCTGGTCAAGCTGCTGTCTTGGTTTTAGGAATATGAGCATTAACCTGCTCATAATCTGCAGCTGAAATGCTACTGTTCTCAGTTGCTTTGCAACAGGGATCAATTCAACTATGGAATTTTATAGCACTCTATGAATTTCtttgaattaataaaaacataagCATTCAAACACCATGTAccctcttttccccccccctctcaTCAGCTGAGCTGTCTCTGTAGCAGAGCTGACAGCCATTATCTGCCACGTTTGTCTTTCTGCCCTGTCCTCCTGCTCACAGCATCAAAATAAAGAACTTGTTAGTCCTGTCTTTGAGATCAAGATATAAGCAAACAATtgattttcctccctcttctcatTAGTAAGTTCTGACACTTAATAAAACATATATTTCCACTCTCAGGGCAAGTAAAACACCCAGATAGTGCCTGtcagagagagctgggagcagggattCATCTTTATGGAAAATCAATCGCTGGAAGTGAGAAATTGGCAGAACCCAAATTAAAAGTCGCTGCCAATTTCTGTCTTCATATTTCATGtctgctgcatttctgaaacAGTAATTTCACTGCAGAGGAAACCACCACAGAGACAGTGGAGGAGGATGGACTTTGTGTCTggctcttcctctgctgcctccagaTGGGACCAGGTGGGTGAAGGTGGCTGTCAGGTGTGGAGCAGCTCTTTGGGTTTGAGATGATCCCTGTCCTGGGGAGAGAGGCTATTCACCACAAATCTTCCTGCTAGAGCTCATGTCACCATGGCTGTTGCTGCTCCCAACatcaccagctcctccagggtTCCTGACTGTGTCCCTGCATCCCTGGATGGTTCCCATACCTTGTGTTTGCCTGGCCCCACAGGACCAGGACTTTCGGAGCAGGGCTGCActgagctgccccagctcccactATCCCAAGGGTGTGACCAATTTGCTCAGTGCTtgctccccagcaccactgGTGCCTCACACACCTGAAATAATTTATCCATTCCAGATATATCCCGAGTCTAAATCATCGCTACACACCAGGGAACTTGCTCTGCTCATCAGGCTGTGATTCAGGAGGCTCACtttgagaaggaagagggaTGTAAGTTTTCTGAAGGACCTGGGAGGGGGAAAACTACCCTCTTGGGATGCAAAAGCCCCAGCTGGACCAGGTCAGGAAAGAGTTAATTGTGTCCCCGAGGCAGCAATTATCTCCAGCTCATTACACCCAGTAAtggcagctggggtgggagccCCACAGCCGGGACCCGCTGGAGCTCGGGGTGGCTGCCTACAGCAAGGTGAGAAGCTTGTGGGTTTGGAGGCTTTGCTCACAGGGATTCTCACCTCGGGGGCCTCATCCAGCCCTGGTGCCGGTTGTTCCCGGGGGGCTGCAAAGcgcggcaggagcagggaggtgtcTCTGGCGCTGCTGAAGCCCCGCGGGGGGCAGGAGGGCCAGGCCGGGGTCACGCCCGGGGCAGCTCATCCCTCGCGGCGCTCGCAGGCGGGTCCCGCGGGAAGCGCAGGCTCTGGCAGCTCGGAGCGGGCTCGGAGGCAGATGCAATTCTGGAGAACAAGATTCCCttgcaaaacctgaaaaaaaaaaataaaattaaaataataataaaaaaaaatttgaagatCCTGGCTGAAAAGCTTGTTTAAAGATCTTATCTCTGGCAGAGGAAATAAGGACTTAATTCCCTcccttgctgctgcctcccagctcaTCTTTGCAAATGCTGGGTCCCCAGAGGAGCCCAGGCCATTAACTGTGCCAGGAAACGAGCTGGAGAGAAGTGGCTTTTGTTCGTGGACTTGAGACTGGCCTGAAGTGGCTCTGGGtgaagctgctgcctctgccacgTGCAGCCCCTGCggtggggagaggcagggagggtgTGCACGGGGTGGGCACAATGTGCCCTGTGCCCTGCACAGCTCCACAATGTGCCTTTGAGACAgatggcagaggaaaaaaaaaaaaaaaaaaaagtgtattttgctttctgacTTGGCCATCGTTGTTCTCTGAAGCCTTGGTTGGAACTGGGAGGTGTTTTGGGGTGACGCTGCTCCCCCAGGCATGGGGCCATCCCACCCAGACTTGGGGCAGTGCTGCTCCTGTCCGAGCTGgccctggagagctgccagGGTCCTGTGTGCAATGGGAGACAAGGTAGTCCCTAAGTGACAGGTGGATCCCATCCATTACCCACAGCGGGGCTGGGCTGTCCCTGTGCCCAGCAACCCCAGGACTGCCCTGCAGCTGAACGGGGGGGacagaggatgaggaggggtCACCCTCCTGCCTTGCAGCAGAGCGGGCAGGGGGAGAGCAGAGCCCCCCTGCTGGTTCGTCACCACCTCCACCCGCACCACGAGCCTCGGCTGAGTCACCTCCCAGCGAGCAGGGTGTGTGGGCTCAGCGCTGCTCATCCCCTGCTTGGCTGGAGCCCGACACGGGGAAAAGCGGAGCTGCTCATCAGCGCCGAGAGGAGGCAGCTGAGTGTCCTGTTCCCACACAACGGGTCTCGCTCTCATGCAACCAGCTGGGGTCTCTTTGTGGTCCAGCAAGGGCTGCTTAAGTGGCTGCTGCTTGAGGAGCTCGAgaggtcttaaaaaaaacatatatatatggCTTTATGTTGTGCATGGAATGACTTAGTGCTCTGGGTGTGTAATGCTCTGCCAGGGCCTCTGTGGAGAGGAGGCTCTTGACAATGTTCCTcatgtgctggagctgggagaggaagcaaagctggtggcagcagctccttgttcCTCAGGGCTGAGGTTGGTGCTTGCCCAGCTGGCATGGGAGGCCGTGTCTGGCCTCGTG
This sequence is a window from Apus apus isolate bApuApu2 chromosome 15, bApuApu2.pri.cur, whole genome shotgun sequence. Protein-coding genes within it:
- the FNDC11 gene encoding fibronectin type III domain-containing protein 11; amino-acid sequence: CYCCFLTQQLSFGIMAGILNEFETSSEATACSQEQQDNASWEKYLERKNLVVQTLHTDLSLHHLQDQQNKAELLKKCYFYLEVEPTHVSVIQENDLIFHTDIFQLIDPCRFQKVREVGKKQTEILLLLSAELLEQLERGREELICYIETCDMGTFLSQWDLIRQRMFKLSQYMKTLLSLKVPENLYVKHHLVSHADLGGLGLPNISLTLRTKKPLIFDRKESFACKDRAKLKWCTENPESHLEKYELHFQLLTGSQTEMGYRGCHVVSSDTCMVQNLQPGRTYKFTIRRPVTHTFVLEEWHDSIILKTKT